From the genome of Gemmatimonadota bacterium:
GCCTTCGTGACGCACTCGTCGCACCAGAGGAGCCGGTCGAGGTTCCGCGCGGGCCTCGGCTGGAGACACCGGACGCAGGTGAAGTCCTCGAGGGAGTCGCGACTGCGATCGGACGGGCGGTTCATGGGCGACCGCTCATGAGAGATTCCGGGTCACCGCCGCCGTGAAGGGAGCCGTCCCGAGTGGGCCCCCTACGTCCCCCGTGCGGAGGGCGGGGTCGGCGAGAGTCTGCCGAAGCGCACCCCGGATACGCTTTGCGGGCTCCGGCTGCCCCACGTGGTCGAGCATCATGGCGCCTGCAAGCATGAGGGCCGTCGGATTCGCGATCCCCCGCCCCGCGATGTCGGGCGCCGAACCGTGCACCGCTTCGAACATCGCCGCGTCTTCTCCGATGTTTCCCGCAGGAGCCATCCCGAGCCCCCCGACAAGCCCGGCCATGAGATCGCTCAGAATGTCCCCGAACATGTTCTCCATCACGAGGACGTCGAAGCCGTAAGGATTCTTGACGAGGTGCATGGCCGTCGCGTCGATGATCCGATCCTCGAACGCCACCCGTCCCTCATACTCTGCGGCGATCTGGCGTCCGACGTCCAGAAAAAGTCCCTGCGTGTATTTCAGAATGTTCGCCTTGTGCGCGAGCGTGACCTTCCTGCGGCCGTTTTTTACGGCGTATTCGAAAGCATATCGGACAATTCGCTCCGACCCGAAGCGTGTGATGATCATCACCGACTCGGCCGCGGCGCGCGCGTCCCCGCCGAGGCCGATGTAGTGCTCCACCCCCACGTAAAGCCCCTCGGTATTTTCACGAATGAGGACGAGATCAATGTCTTCGTACCTCTGGCCCGGGACGAGGGTGAGCGCCGGACGGACATTCGCGTAGAGGTCGAATTCCTTTCGGATCGCGACGTTGATCGAGCGAAACCCGGAGCCGAGCGGCGTGGTGAGAGGACCCTTCAGGGCCACCCCGTTCCTCCGGATCGAGTCGAGTGTGGCCGCAGGGAGAGGATCCTGGACCGCCTCGAGGGCGGCGATCCCGGCCAGCTGGACTTCGAAGTCGAGATCCGCTCCCGCCTCCCGCAGAAGCTGGAGCGTGGCGTTCATCACTTCGGGCCCGATCCCATCCCCCGGGATCACGGTGATCGTTTTTGGCATCGGGCCCCGGTGCGTCTCCGCGGAGCAGGGGTGAAATTCACCCGGAAGGGCTCCGCAACGCGAATGGTGAGGCTACGGAGCTCCGGGAACGTACTCCGGATTATACTGAAAATCCGTATGGTCCTCACCCCAGCTCACCAGATCCCGCATGTACCCGGGGCTCTGCGTTCCCTGGGTCCTCGCGCGCCCCGCCACGTTAAGGGCGCGGTCCCACCCAACGGAGTTGAGGGTGGAGCGCTCCAGGAGCGCCTGTCCCACCATCGCCCCATTGTGATAGTTCACGATGACGCGCACGCCGCCGAGCCCAGCGTGCGTCTCGAAGGCATCCCGTGTCGCCGGAGAGAAGAGAAAGACATGGGGAGCCGCGCGCGCCCAGAGCTCGCCGCCCATGCGGAACTGTTCACGGTCGATCGTCACGCTGATCTGGGCCACGTTCCCCCTCATCTCGACTTCGAGATCACCTTCGAAGGTATAATGCGAAGCGACCTCCTCCGCCGAGGGCGGGTCGGGAGACGCGTCCTCCGGTAAGCACCCCAGGGCGGGAAAGAGCACCGCCGCACCGGTCAGCGCGAATCCCCGCGCAAGAGTGGATGGCATGGTCATCCCGATACCCGCCGGGCCAGCACCTCGGCCGCCGAAGCCGAGGTGGCGAGCGCTCCCGGGCTCCCCGGAGCCCCTTCCACCACTCCGTACCAGACGACGCTCCCGGTTCGAACGTCGAGGAGCGCGGCGGACAGCTCGATCGCTTCGGCGGCCCCCTCCATGCGCGCCTTCGCCTCGACTGGCAATAGGGCCCAGGAGGCCCCCACAAGCGCCCCGAGTCTGTAGAGGTCCCCGAAAAGCGGATCGCCCACGCGGAGAAGCTCCCCCGCGAGGAAGGGCCGGACCGGGAGCTGGTCTATCAGGATTCCCGTACCGGGGCTCCGCGCGAGGACCTGCCGGATCGCCTCGGGCGCCACCCAATCCGTGCCCCCGGGACGCTGGCGGAGGGCGTACTCGAGCTCCCGATCGAAATCGGAGTGCCCCCCGGTCCTCAGCTGAAGCGGGAGGAGGAGAACCCGGGCGCCCCGCAGCTCCGGCATCCCTCCCCGCTCGTATCCGGGGGATGGCGGCGCCGACGACCGTCCCGCGCACGCGGAAAGGAGGAGGAGCAAGAGGGCGGCCACCGCGAGGTCCCGGCGCATCTACTTCGATTCCGGATCGTGCCGAAGGGCCGCCGAGTTGATGCAGTAACGAAGTCCCGTCGGTGCCGGCCCATCCGCGAAGACATGCCCGAGGTGTGCGTCGCAGGCCGCGCAGAGGACCTCCGTGCGGCGCGCGAACAGCGAGTGGTCTTCCTCTTCCTTGATTCCTTGGGGATCCACGGCGCTGTGGAAGGAGGGCCACCCCGTCCCGGAGTCGTATTTGGTCTCGGAGGAAAAGAGGGGAGCATCGCAGCAAACGCACCGGAACATCCCCGGTTCCTTGTTGTCCCAATATTCCCCCGTGAAGGCGCGCTCCGTCCCCTTTTTGCGCGTCACTTCGTACTGCTCGGAGGTGAGCTTCTCCCGCCACTCCGCGTCGCTCTTTTCGACTTTCGCCGGGCCCTTCGCACTCATGAGGGTGCCTCCACCGAGACTTTCTCTATGACGATCTGGGTGACCGGGCGGTCTCCCCGGTCCGTCTTTGTGGCTCCGATCTCCCGGATGACCTCCATTCCCCCTACGACGCTCCCGAAGACGGCGTGTTTTCCGTCGAGCCACCCGGTGGCCGCGAGGGTGATGAAAAACTGCGATCCGCCCGTGTTCGGCCCCGCGTTGGCCATCGAAAGGACGCCCGCTCCGCCGTGACGGAGCTCAGGGTGAATTTCGTCCTTGATTTTGTACCCCGGCCCCCCCCTTCCCGTCCCTTCCGGGCATCCGCCCTGAATCATGAACCCTTCGATGACCCGGTGGAAGATGGTTCCGTCGTAAAACCCCTTCTCCACAAGAGAGAGGAAGTTCGTAGTCGTCCCCGGCGCCTGAGCTTCGAAGAGCTCCACGCGAAAGTCGCCCTGGGTCGTCTGGAAATGGACCACGCGGTTCGCCATGGGTATCCGATGTCGTGAGGAGAAGAGGCGGCCCGACGGCCGGGGTCGGAGTTTTACCGCGAGCGGCCCTCTCGGTTCCAGAACGAGGACGTTACGAGCCGATCCTCGCACCGCACTTCGAAGAAGGGATATATTCGGCGCCATGAGCGACCACATCCTCGTCGTGGACGATGAGCCGGACATCTCCGCCCTCGTGGCGTATCACCTGGCGCGGGAGTCTTACCGGGTTCGTACGGTGTCGGACGGACAGGAGGCACTGGAGGCGGTGGAGCGGGAACGCCCCGACCTCATCGTGCTGGATCTCATGCTCCCGGGAATGCCGGGGCTCGATGTCCTGCGCGAGCTGCGTCGCCGCCCCGAGCTTGAAAACATTCCGGTCATTCTCCTCACTGCCCGGCGAGAGGAAGACGATCGAGTCGAGGGGCTCCGGCTGGGAGCGGATGACTACCTCTCGAAGCCCTTTTCTCCCCAGGAGCTCGTTCTCCGGGTCGGTGCGGTGCTCCGGCGGGTCCGCCAGCATCCGCCCGGGAGCCCCGGCGGCCAGCTCCTCCGGGGCGGTCCGGTCACCATAGATACCGGGGCGGCGCAGGTCGAAGTGAATGGCAAGCCTCTCGTTCTCACGCCGACCGAATACAGGCTCCTGCTCGTCCTCGTGGAGCGTCGCGGAAGAGTTCAGTCGCGGAGGCAGCTCCTCGAAGCCGTGTGGGAGACGACGGCGCGGATCACCACGCGAACCGTGGACATGCATGTGCAGCGCCTTCGGGCCAAGCTCGGCGAGGCGTCCGACTGGCTGGAGACGGTCCGGGGCTTCGGGTATCGCTTCAGGTCGGAATAGCCCATGCGGCTTCGGGCCCACCACAAGCTCTTCCTCAGTTACGCGCTACTGGTCGCGGGAGTCGTTGTCGCCCTGATCCTCGGCGTGGACGCGGCCCTTCGCGAGCCCCTCCTCGAACAGGCGGGCGACGAGCTCGAACGCGAGCTGGCCCTCGGCCGCGAGCTGTACGCACAAAATGCCGGAGCCGAACCGGACTCCCTGGCCCGGTACCTCGGACGGGTCACCGGTCACCGCGTCTCGATCATCGCACCGAACGGTGCCCTCGTCGCCGACTCCCGGCTGGATGCCGGTGAGTTGGCCGAAGCCGAGAGCCATCTGGACCGCCCGGAGGTCATCGCCGCCTTCGCCGAAGCCACGGGGCGGGCCGTTCGTCTTAGCACAACGACGGACGCCGAGATCCTCTACGCCGCGACCCTCACCTCCGACGGCATTGTCCTGCGATTCGGGGTCGGGATCGACGAGATCGAGACCGCCGTGGCGCGGGCCCGCCGTCAGATCATCCAGGCCGGGATCCTCGCCCTCCTCGTCGCCGCAGCCTTTTCCTTTGCGTTCAGCATCTGGTTTACGCGCCCCCTTCGCCGGCTTCGCGACATCGCCGCGTCCATGGGGGGCGAGGCCATCGGTGCGCGACTCCGTGGGTCGCGCGAAGACGAGTTGGGAGAGCTTGGTTCGGCGCTCCAGGGCCTCGCGGAAGAGCTCCAGCAGAGGCTCGCCCAGCTCGAGGGCGAACGGGAGGAGATGAACGCCCTCATCGATTCGATGGCGGAGGGTGTGCTGGCCATCGGCCCGGACGGAGCCCTCCGGCGCGCCAATCCAGCCGCCCGGGTGATGTTCGACCTCGGACGCGAGGTCGGCGGGATCCCGCCCGAGGCGATCGCTCGCCGCAAACCTTTTCTCGAGCTCGTGAGCCGGGTCCTCGACGGCACCTCGGTTCCTCCCACCGAGCTCACCCACGACGAAAAATACCTTGTGGCCACGGCCCAGCCGCTCCCACGCGGAGGAGCGGTCCTCGTCTTCCTCGATACCTCGGAGCTCCGCCGTCTGGAGGGGGTCCGGCGCGACTTCGTGGCGAACGCCTCTCACGAGCTGAAAACACCCCTCACCGTGATCCGAGGGCACGCGGAGACCCTCCTCGACGAGGACCTCCCACCGGCGCTTCGAGCCCAGTTCGGGGACAGTCTCCGCGCGAACGTGGACCGGCTCCAATCCATTCTCGACGATCTTCTCGACCTGTCCAGGATCGAGTCGGGAGGTTGGAAATTGACGCCGGAATCCCTCGACCTGAGGGAGACCATCGAGGAAAGCTGGCGGTCCTTCGCCTCGGCTGCCTCAGAGCGCCGCGTCGCGTTCGGGATGACCCTCGGTGCGGGTGCGGAGGAAGTCGAGGCCGACCCCGAAGCCCTCCATCAAATTTTCACGAATCTCTTCAGCAACGCGCTGCGGTACACGCCGGCGGGGGGTCGGATCGATGTCGTGGCCACTCCCATGCACGAAGGCGGCGTGCAGATCGAGGTCCGGGACACGGGAAGCGGGATTCCCGCTCCGCACCTGAGCCGGATCTTCGAACGGTTCTATCGTGTGGATCCGGCCCGCTCGCGGTCCGAAGGGGGAACCGGCCTCGGCCTTTCGATCGTCCGGCACCTGATCGAGCGGCATGGGGGGCGCGTCGAAGCCGAGAGCGAAGTCGGGCGCGGCACGACGATCCGATTCTCCCTCCCACCCGAGCAGTCACCTA
Proteins encoded in this window:
- a CDS encoding ATP-binding protein, producing the protein MRLRAHHKLFLSYALLVAGVVVALILGVDAALREPLLEQAGDELERELALGRELYAQNAGAEPDSLARYLGRVTGHRVSIIAPNGALVADSRLDAGELAEAESHLDRPEVIAAFAEATGRAVRLSTTTDAEILYAATLTSDGIVLRFGVGIDEIETAVARARRQIIQAGILALLVAAAFSFAFSIWFTRPLRRLRDIAASMGGEAIGARLRGSREDELGELGSALQGLAEELQQRLAQLEGEREEMNALIDSMAEGVLAIGPDGALRRANPAARVMFDLGREVGGIPPEAIARRKPFLELVSRVLDGTSVPPTELTHDEKYLVATAQPLPRGGAVLVFLDTSELRRLEGVRRDFVANASHELKTPLTVIRGHAETLLDEDLPPALRAQFGDSLRANVDRLQSILDDLLDLSRIESGGWKLTPESLDLRETIEESWRSFASAASERRVAFGMTLGAGAEEVEADPEALHQIFTNLFSNALRYTPAGGRIDVVATPMHEGGVQIEVRDTGSGIPAPHLSRIFERFYRVDPARSRSEGGTGLGLSIVRHLIERHGGRVEAESEVGRGTTIRFSLPPEQSPIASPQDPASTPTL
- a CDS encoding isocitrate/isopropylmalate family dehydrogenase; translation: MPKTITVIPGDGIGPEVMNATLQLLREAGADLDFEVQLAGIAALEAVQDPLPAATLDSIRRNGVALKGPLTTPLGSGFRSINVAIRKEFDLYANVRPALTLVPGQRYEDIDLVLIRENTEGLYVGVEHYIGLGGDARAAAESVMIITRFGSERIVRYAFEYAVKNGRRKVTLAHKANILKYTQGLFLDVGRQIAAEYEGRVAFEDRIIDATAMHLVKNPYGFDVLVMENMFGDILSDLMAGLVGGLGMAPAGNIGEDAAMFEAVHGSAPDIAGRGIANPTALMLAGAMMLDHVGQPEPAKRIRGALRQTLADPALRTGDVGGPLGTAPFTAAVTRNLS
- a CDS encoding response regulator transcription factor translates to MSDHILVVDDEPDISALVAYHLARESYRVRTVSDGQEALEAVERERPDLIVLDLMLPGMPGLDVLRELRRRPELENIPVILLTARREEDDRVEGLRLGADDYLSKPFSPQELVLRVGAVLRRVRQHPPGSPGGQLLRGGPVTIDTGAAQVEVNGKPLVLTPTEYRLLLVLVERRGRVQSRRQLLEAVWETTARITTRTVDMHVQRLRAKLGEASDWLETVRGFGYRFRSE
- the msrB gene encoding peptide-methionine (R)-S-oxide reductase MsrB; translated protein: MSAKGPAKVEKSDAEWREKLTSEQYEVTRKKGTERAFTGEYWDNKEPGMFRCVCCDAPLFSSETKYDSGTGWPSFHSAVDPQGIKEEEDHSLFARRTEVLCAACDAHLGHVFADGPAPTGLRYCINSAALRHDPESK
- a CDS encoding peptidylprolyl isomerase: MANRVVHFQTTQGDFRVELFEAQAPGTTTNFLSLVEKGFYDGTIFHRVIEGFMIQGGCPEGTGRGGPGYKIKDEIHPELRHGGAGVLSMANAGPNTGGSQFFITLAATGWLDGKHAVFGSVVGGMEVIREIGATKTDRGDRPVTQIVIEKVSVEAPS